The Bacillus sp. Y1 genome has a window encoding:
- a CDS encoding class I SAM-dependent methyltransferase encodes MSPSTLEDLFTLFNETASILQEELNCTYLEALAETGENLFQQSVLQEELSELTLKRLKKSYEAFRPDKYSAEELRKAYQLAILKGMKESVQPNHQMTPDAVGMLVGYLVDKFVQSTNFRLLDPAVGTGNLLTTVMNHQVNKKVTAIGVDIDDLLIHLSFVNANLQEHQIELFNQDSLEPLFIDPVDAVVADLPVGYYPNDVRAQDYQLKSSEGHSYAHHLFIEQSVKHTKAGGYLFFIIPNGLFESEEAPKLHAFLKEQAHIQGILQLPMTMFKNKQAAKSILILQKLGGEIKPPKQVLLVNIPTLSKGQDVERMLRNIDIWIKENK; translated from the coding sequence ATGTCACCTTCTACTTTAGAAGATTTATTTACATTGTTTAATGAGACGGCTTCTATTTTACAGGAGGAGCTAAATTGTACATACCTAGAGGCATTAGCTGAAACTGGTGAAAACCTATTTCAACAATCAGTCTTACAAGAAGAGTTAAGTGAATTAACACTTAAGAGATTAAAGAAAAGCTACGAAGCGTTTCGTCCGGATAAATATTCAGCTGAGGAATTACGTAAGGCGTATCAATTAGCTATATTAAAAGGGATGAAGGAAAGTGTACAACCGAACCATCAGATGACTCCAGATGCCGTAGGAATGTTGGTAGGTTATTTAGTGGATAAGTTTGTCCAATCGACAAACTTCCGATTGCTTGACCCAGCGGTTGGTACTGGAAACTTACTAACGACGGTGATGAATCATCAAGTGAATAAAAAGGTAACTGCGATTGGAGTAGACATAGACGATTTATTAATACATCTTTCATTCGTGAATGCAAACCTTCAAGAACATCAAATTGAATTGTTCAATCAGGATAGTTTAGAACCGCTATTTATTGATCCTGTTGATGCAGTCGTGGCTGATTTACCAGTTGGCTATTATCCAAATGATGTTCGAGCACAAGATTATCAGTTAAAGTCATCTGAAGGGCATTCATACGCCCATCATTTGTTTATTGAGCAAAGTGTGAAACATACGAAGGCTGGCGGATATTTATTTTTTATTATCCCCAATGGTTTATTTGAAAGTGAAGAGGCGCCTAAGCTTCATGCTTTCTTAAAGGAACAGGCTCATATCCAAGGAATCCTGCAATTACCAATGACAATGTTTAAAAATAAACAAGCAGCAAAAAGCATTTTAATCCTGCAAAAACTAGGTGGGGAGATTAAGCCGCCTAAGCAGGTACTTCTTGTAAACATTCCGACACTTTCCAAAGGACAAGATGTGGAGCGAATGCTTAGAAACATTGATATATGGATAAAAGAGAACAAATAA